The Peptococcus niger genomic sequence GTCAAGCCAAACAATGATTTTCCGTTAAATACAATATCTCCTTCTAATTCTGCATTATTGTATTCCGGAATGATTCCATTGATAACTTTTAGCAAGCTACTTTTTCCTGTTCCTGAATGTCCTGTAATGACGGTTACTTCACCGGGTTTGAAAATCATATTTATATTTTTCAATATGCTTTCACCGTCAAAACCCACTGTTAAATTTTGTAATTCAAGCATATTTTCCCCTTATATATAGATAGATTATCCATGCCATTATTAAGAAAAACATAAAGTCAACAAGTCCCATATATGTTTCACTAATACTTGTTCTCTTTTGATTTACAGCCAACCCTTTCGTCATAGCTGATACCGTCAAATCATCTGCTGCCTTTGATAAGCACATCAATAATGGCACTAATCTATATTCAAATAATAAAATTGGACTCTTTATTAACTTTTTAAGCGTCAATCCTCTCAAACGCATAGCTTTTTTTATATTACTATAATCAATCCTTGCAGCATAAAAGAAACGTACCATTACCGTCAAGGGAATGGCTATTTCATCTGGACATTTCATTTTTTTTAATGAGTAAA encodes the following:
- a CDS encoding energy-coupling factor transporter transmembrane component T, with the protein product MIIKLDFRTKLFMTIVLSYVMVLGNIQTKYFVQAILISTIPIILLINAKYIRVAIIGVATLLFVYAADKFLIGLNYNPVVAILLIIVMVIKKILPAFLMGRYTILTSNVGESIYSLKKMKCPDEIAIPLTVMVRFFYAARIDYSNIKKAMRLRGLTLKKLIKSPILLFEYRLVPLLMCLSKAADDLTVSAMTKGLAVNQKRTSISETYMGLVDFMFFLIMAWIIYLYIRGKYA